GATTACGCGCAAATTGAAGTAAGGGAAAGTTAGAGCTTCATCCCGCAAGCGAGACTACTGCTGGTTCCGCCTCCTCACGTCGTCGGCTACGGGGTTAGTAGGTGGCGCGACCGCCTGATAAATCAAACACGCCGCCTGTGGTGAAGGAGCAGTCTTCGGAGCTGAGCCAGGCGACGAGGGCGGCGGCTTCTTCCACTTTTCCAACACGGCCCATGGGAATCTTAGCCACCATGTAATCGATCTGCTGCTGGGTGCATTGTTTGAGGATGTCCGTGTGGATGACGGCAGGGGTGATGCAGTTCACGCAGATGTTTGATAGCGCGAGTTCTTTACCAAGAGATTTTGTGAAGGCGATGACCCCAGCCTTGGCGGCGCTGTAGTGGGAGGCGTTTGGATTCCCTTCTTTGCCCGCGATAGAGGAGGTGTTCACGATGCGGCCGTAACCGTTTTTCAAGAGGTAAGGAACCACGGCATGGCATACGAGAAAGACTGCGTTCAGGTTCACGTTCACCACGTTGTTCCATTCCGCAGGCGTGAGTTCCCATGATTTTTTATTCTCACCGGCAATACCGGCATTGTTGATGAGAATATCGATCTTGCCGAAGGCATCAGCGGTCGCTTTTGCGGCAGCTTCGATGGAAACGAGATCGGTAAGCTGGACGGTGGAGGTGTGGACTTTGCCGAACTGGCCAAGAGATTGAGCGGCTTCGCGGAGAGCGTCGGCATCGCGGTCCCAGAGGCTGACGCTGGCGCCGGATTGGAGGAGGCGTTGGGCGATGGCGTAGCCGATGCCACGAGCGCCACCGGTGACGATGGCGGCGCGGCCTTGGAGGTCGATCTGGTTCATGAGGGGATGGTAGAAAACCCAAGCAGTGTGAGGCGAGAGGAAAGGAGAATGAGTTGAAATTACCAATGGCTTGCGATTTGGGTATGGACTACGTTTTCTCCATGCCGACGAATGTTTTAGGCGGGGATCTGGAGTGTTGTTGCAACGACCCGATGACTGGTTTTTATCGGGATGGGTATTGTCGCACGGGGGCTCAGGATCAGGGGCTGCATGTGGTTTGTGCGCAGATGACGGCGGAGTTTTTGCGGTTCTCTTACATGCGGGGGAATGACTTGAGCACGCCGAGGCCGGAGTATGATTTTCCGGGGTTGAAGCCGGGGGATCGCTGGTGCTTGTGCGTGGAGCGGTGGAAGGAGGCTTTGGTGGCGGGGTTCGCGCCACCGGTGGTGCTGGCGGCGACGCATTTGTCGGCGCTGGAGTGGGTGGATTTGGAGGATTTGCGGGCGAATGCGGTGAAGGGGGAGGGTTAACCACAGATGGGGGGAAGGAGTTTCAAGTTTTCAGTGGGGAAATCGAGGACGAAGGACGACGACGAGAACGAGGACGATTAAAAGACGGTTTGGCTGTTGTGTTTTTGGGAAGTTGGGTAAATTGAGGGCGTGGATGCTGGAAATTTAACGGATAGTCCTTTTGCGGTGGTGACGTTCATCGCGGCACCGGCGTTGCTCACGAATGCGACGAGCTTGTTGGTGATGAGCACGATCAACCGCATGTTGCGCACGCGGGATCGGATGCAGGAGTTGTTCGCGGAGTCGGAGAAGGGCGGGCTCTCGAAGGAGGAGTCGGCGCGGTTGCTGGAGCAGGTGGACCGGGTGGAACGGCAGGCGGTGTTGCTCTTGCAATCGTTGCACGCGATCTATCTGGCGCTGGGGGCGTTTGCGGCGGCGACGTTGGTGACGTTGCTGGGCGCGAGTCTGGCGCATTTTCTGGCGAAGTTCTGGTTCAGCTTTCTGGCGGGGATCGGTCTGGTGCTGGGGTTCGTGGGTTTGGGCGGGTTGGTGGTGG
The genomic region above belongs to Verrucomicrobiia bacterium and contains:
- a CDS encoding DUF2721 domain-containing protein, producing MDAGNLTDSPFAVVTFIAAPALLTNATSLLVMSTINRMLRTRDRMQELFAESEKGGLSKEESARLLEQVDRVERQAVLLLQSLHAIYLALGAFAAATLVTLLGASLAHFLAKFWFSFLAGIGLVLGFVGLGGLVVGSFKLFQATQLSLQNIRMEAELIRKKQSG
- a CDS encoding SDR family NAD(P)-dependent oxidoreductase, coding for MNQIDLQGRAAIVTGGARGIGYAIAQRLLQSGASVSLWDRDADALREAAQSLGQFGKVHTSTVQLTDLVSIEAAAKATADAFGKIDILINNAGIAGENKKSWELTPAEWNNVVNVNLNAVFLVCHAVVPYLLKNGYGRIVNTSSIAGKEGNPNASHYSAAKAGVIAFTKSLGKELALSNICVNCITPAVIHTDILKQCTQQQIDYMVAKIPMGRVGKVEEAAALVAWLSSEDCSFTTGGVFDLSGGRATY
- a CDS encoding DUF2237 domain-containing protein; its protein translation is MACDLGMDYVFSMPTNVLGGDLECCCNDPMTGFYRDGYCRTGAQDQGLHVVCAQMTAEFLRFSYMRGNDLSTPRPEYDFPGLKPGDRWCLCVERWKEALVAGFAPPVVLAATHLSALEWVDLEDLRANAVKGEG